In the genome of Montipora foliosa isolate CH-2021 chromosome 3, ASM3666993v2, whole genome shotgun sequence, one region contains:
- the LOC137996745 gene encoding sorbitol dehydrogenase-like produces MASKSNLSAVLREVDSLVLEERPIPQPGKGEVQITMHAVGICGSDVHYWKKGRIGDFILKAPMVLGHESSGVVSALGEGVTHLKIGDRVAIEPGYGCRMCNFCKGGRYNLCPYMKFAATPPIDGSLCRYYVHPADFCFKLPDHVSFEEGALLEPLSVAVHACHRAGVSMGSNVLICGAGPIGLVNLMTAKACGASKVAITDIDEGRLNKAKELGADFTIKVDTTKDSRDLADKIIDSMGPADQTIECSGAESSFHAAIYATKSGGTLVVVGMGKPVVNFPIVDALVREVDIRGIFRYVNCYPKALALVASGAVKVKPLVTHHFKLEKSLDAFETSRTGAGGAIKVMIHCNEGYQN; encoded by the exons ATGGCGTCGAAAAGCAACCTCTCCGCTGTTTTACGCGAAGTGGATAGTCTTGTCTTG GAAGAACGCCCTATCCCACAGCCTGGCAAGGGCG AGGTTCAAATTACCATGCATGCTGTGGGAATCTGTGGATCAGATGTGCATTattggaaaaaaggaagaattgGAGATTTTATCCTCAAAGCACCCATGGTTTTGGGTCATGAATCAAGTGGTGTGGTGTCTGCATTGGGTGAGGGGGTTACGCACCTTAAAATTG GTGACAGAGTGGCTATTGAGCCTGGTTATGGGTGCCGTATGTGCAACTTTTGCAAGGGAGGTCGTTACAATTTGTGCCCATACATGAAGTTTGCTGCCACTCCTCCTATTGATGGTTCCCTTTGCCGATACTACGTACATCCTGCTGATTTCTGCTTCAA ACTTCCTGATCATGTTTCCTTTGAAGAAGGAGCTCTCCTTGAACCATTGTCAGTCGCAGTGCATGCTTGTCATAGAGCAGGAGTTTCTATGGGGAGCAATGTCTTAATTTGTGGAGCAG GTCCCATTGGTCTTGTTAACCTTATGACAGCCAAGGCCTGTGGTGCAAGTAAAGTTGCCATTACTG ATATCGATGAAGGTCGCCTAAATAAAGCTAAGGAACTTGGAGCTGACTTCACCATCAAGGTGGATACAACCAAAGACAGTCGTGACTTGGCTGATAAAATAATTGACAGCATGGGGCCAGCTGACCAAACTATTGAGTGCAGTGGTGCTGAATCCAGCTTTCATGCAGCAATTTAT GCAACTAAATCTGGAGGCACACTGGTGGTGGTTGGAATGGGCAAGCCAGTGGTCAATTTTCCCATTGTGGATGCACTAGTCAGGGAAGTTGACATCAGAGGAATTTTTAGATATGTGAACTG TTATCCCAAAGCCCTGGCACTTGTTGCTTCTGGAGCAGTTAAAGTCAAACCTCTTGTCACTCATCACTTCAAACTTGAGAAGTCACTTGATGCTTTTGAAACATCCAGGACTGGTGCTGGTGGAGCTATCAAAGTCATGATTCACTGCAACGAGGGATATCAGAATTGA
- the LOC137995244 gene encoding uncharacterized PE-PGRS family protein PE_PGRS20-like, with product MYFERDHYMSSTRTSEDHHYCPFYVAWEGCYGSKGNQPNKEGQSAKSGQACQGGQGGKDGQGGKGGQGGEGGQGGKGGQGGEGGQGGEGGEGGQGGEGGQGGEGGQGGEGGKGGEGGEGGEGGKGGQGGEGGQGGEGGQGGKGGEGGKGGQGGEGGEGGQGGEGGQGGEGGKGGEGGKGGQGGEGGQSA from the exons ATGTATTTCGAGAGGGATCACTATATGAGCTCTACAAGAACATCTGAAGACCACCATTACTGCCCTTTTTACGTTGCATG GGAGGGCTGTTACGGTAGCAAGGGTAACCAGCCAAATAAGGAGGGCCAGAGTGCCAAGAGTGGCCAAGCTTGCCAGGGTGGTCAAGGTGGCAAGGATGGCCAAGGTGGCAAGGGTGGCCAAGGTGGCGAGGGTGGCCAAGGTGGCAAGGGTGGCCAAGGTGGCGAGGGTGGCCAAGGTGGCGAGGGTGGCGAGGGTGGCCAAGGTGGCGAGGGTGGCCAAGGTGGCGAGGGTGGCCAAGGTGGCGAGGGTGGCAAGGGTGGCGAGGGTGGCGAGGGTGGCGAGGGTGGCAAGGGTGGCCAAGGTGGCGAGGGTGGCCAAGGTGGCGAGGGTGGCCAAGGTGGCAAGGGTGGCGAGGGTGGCAAGGGTGGCCAAGGTGGCGAGGGTGGCGAGGGTGGCCAAGGTGGCGAGGGTGGCCAAGGTGGCGAGGGTGGCAAGGGTGGCGAGGGTGGCAAGGGTGGCCAAGGTGGCGAGGGTGGCCAAAGTGCCTAA